The segment TAATTGCACGAATAGCTCTCATATAAATACCTACTGTTGTATATGTTTTTCCATCATCCAACAAATATTTCTCATATTTCTTTAACCAGTCTGCCGTAATATCTACAAACTTTATATGTTCTCCTTTATACGACACAATGCTGTTTAATACTGAATTATAATACAATTGTGTCCCTGCCCGTCCTTCATCTGCCAGTATACTTATCCTTGCTTTAAAAGCTGTATTTATAGTGTCTGCAGTTCCCCTACTTAATACTTTACTCAATGCCGTAAAAGAAAATTCATCATCACGATAAAGACTTTCGACGGCAGAATCAACCAGTTTGAATGTAGTTTGCACATCGTTTCTCAGCTTGATGAACTTTGCACTTTTATTCTTTGGTAATTGTTCCCACTCTTCTTCGGTCAGTTTTTGTCCTGTAGAATAATCTTTTCTATCTCTTTGATACCTAACCCTTATTTTGACAGGAAATTTATCATTATTATCAGACCTTCTTGTATCAAAAAAAACAAAAACTGTAATTCCTCCATGTGCGCTGTTAATCATAGACATTTTATTTTGTGTGGGAACATAAATTATGAGCCCACAATTTGCCCACAAATATAACGATTATTTGAAATTTTATGAATTTACATGAATAATATTTTAATATATTAGTAACTGATAATCAACAAATAAATACTAAAAATGAAAGTTTGTGAATTAGCGTGAATAGCATTCAATTTAAACTGGCAGTCAAAAGGTCAGGAGTTCGATTCTCCTTATCTCCACTGAAAGAGATCATCTGAAACAGATGGTCTTTTTTGTTTTTCATTTATATGAGAAAATGTAAAAATACCATTTCCTGAATATTTGAACGATCAGATGATTAATCTGATAATGAGATCATAAAAAACCTCCGGGAAAATCCCGGAGGTTAATGAAATAAATGCTTTTGATTAATTTTGTCTTCTTAATGTTTCATCTACCTCTATCCAACTACTATAAACAGCTTCACTCGTTTCCGTTGCCGGTTGTTCCAACGTCCTGTATCTGTAATGGATATAAAAGCGCGTAAGATCGGTAATTTCCATCCGGTTTTCACCCGGTTCCCCCAGTTGTTCTACCTGAATAGTCGCATAAGGACCAACTGATACAGTATTGTTTTCATTAACAGTGAGAACAATACTGTATTTGTTGATCAGGTCGAGATCTATTCTGCTGTTACCATCCAATACCGTTTGTTTTCCAACCGATATTCTTATTTGATTGGCACTGATCGGGAAAGCAATTTTTGTAGCCGTTATCTCAGTGCCATTGCTATTACCACGTAAACCATAAAGTGTCTGAACTTTAGTCTGTGCATAATCATTTTCAACAAAAGGACGATAAAGCACTTTGCTCATATCGGGATTTACTGTATATCCTTCCGTAATACTCTTTATTTTCAAAGGAATAAAAA is part of the Bacteroidales bacterium genome and harbors:
- a CDS encoding DUF4361 domain-containing protein, whose protein sequence is MMRYLSRIIAIVICFAISGCDVYDQFRDEMYMNVFCLIGDSENIYATTHSFKNEVSEGFVSIYCGGTNSIENDVTIVLEYDSVSIQEYNELNYDLDTARYTQWLHPSKYEIQTFSATMKAGQEDPYVVIPLKIFTKGITPDSIFFIPLKIKSITEGYTVNPDMSKVLYRPFVENDYAQTKVQTLYGLRGNSNGTEITATKIAFPISANQIRISVGKQTVLDGNSRIDLDLINKYSIVLTVNENNTVSVGPYATIQVEQLGEPGENRMEITDLTRFYIHYRYRTLEQPATETSEAVYSSWIEVDETLRRQN